The genome window tAAGCAAGAcaagtaatatttcttttttttattttattttatttatttatttgacaggcagagatcacaagcaggcagagagagaggaagggaagcaggctccctgctgagcagagagcccgatgcggggctccatcccaggatgctgggatcatgacctgagccaaaggcacaggctttaacccactgagccacccaggcaccccaagacaaataatatttcagcataatatttttgaaattcaaattggcagggcgcctggctggctcaatcagaagggcacacaactcttgatatcagggtcatgagttcaagccccacactgggtgtagagattactaaaaaacaacaacaacaacaacaaaaaaaaaaaaaaaaaaccacaatttaaGAGATAAAGTtccaagggcacctgagtggctcagtcattaggcatctgccttcagctcaggtcgggatcccagggtcctgggatcagccctacatcgggttccctgctctgtggggagtctgcttctccctctcccactccccctgcttatgccccctctctcgctgtctctctctctgtcaaataaataaataacatctttttttttttttttaaagaaaagacagataaaatTCCAATTGGCAAACTATGATAGCCTCCAAGCCAGCCATCggtttttataaatacagtttcAGTGGAATGAAGTGCTTGGGCTCAGATCTTGGTTCCTACCTTACCTGCCTGATCTTGCTTTTCCCAACCTCTGTTTTTCAcctgggaaatggagagaagagcgACCCCTAGGTCACGTGCTTCCCAGTTAAGATTAAATGCAGTAATGCACAAAAGTGCTTTCAGCAGCGACTGCCACTCAGGGAACACTGAATAGTAACAATGATCATTATCGTTGGCAGTTGCTATTGTCATAGtattcaaaatttcttttaagtttatttaagtaatcgctacacccaacgtggggcttgaactcatgaccccaagatcaagagtcacatgctccaccgactcAAAGGAGCagacacttggggtgcctgggtggctccatcagtgaaACTCACtcagccgactcttgatttcggctcaggtcacaatcccagagtcctgggatggagccccatgttgggctccctgctcattggggagtctgcttcttcctctccctctgcccctcccccccttccctctctccctctctgtctcaaatgcataaatcttttttttaagattttatttatttatttgacagacagagatcacaagtaggcagagaggcaggcagagagaactcaggcctccccactgagccccgatatgggactcaatcccaggaccccaggatcatgacctgagccgaaggtagaggctttaacccactgagccacccaggcgcccctcaaatacataaatcttaaaaagaaaaaaaaaaaaaaaaaaagtaaaaggagcaAACCCTTGTAGGAGGAAGCCCTCACCGGCACACATGCTAAGAATCACGGGAACCAAGTTCAGGCCTGTGGTGCCAGGCCTGCCTCAGGCACTCTTCATCTATAGACCCATTTCGGCCTCACAATTCCTTGATTTATTCGCCAGGGACTAGTGTCATTCCTGTTTtccagctgaggaaactgaggcacccagcaATGACACCGCCAGCAGCGATCCCATACCCTGGAAATAAATGGTACAGCCTGGGTCCCAGCGGAGCCAGTGTGACTCAGGCTGTCCAGGCCCTTCCACCATGACGTGCTGTGTCCTCCTGATGTGCAAACGGCCCAAGACGCACAAGCACACGCTGACAGCGACGGTCCTTCTCGCTCCTTCTGTCACACTCCCGACTGCCATCCTGAGAGTCCCTCTCACGCCCCGACCCCGTGACCGGTGGAGATGACCTCAGCCACACACCCTCGGTCACAGGCTGTCACAGCCGCCTGTCATGCCCTGACCTCCTCACAGGCACACAGCGCCCTCATCTCTCTGTCAGAGACCAGTTCCTGAGGAACACCAGAGCCCGGTGCCCGATGTCTCTCCCTTGAAATTTTTCCAATGATACAACCCCTGAAACCATAGCAGCATGTGGGGAGAGACCCCAGTCTTCCAAGGACAGACGGATGCCTGAGGCCCGGGACAGGAAGGGACctgccaaaacaaaaaacagcaaaatggTGGCTGAGTGGTGGGGTTCTCCGGCTAAGGTTGCTAAGAGACCCGGCTTTTCCCTTTACACACCTTTAGTCCTTTAGTGCCTGGGCTGGACTCCAGTTTCAAGAAAAATGTGGGGgaatcttccttttccccttgctGCCCCTCACTCAGCTTGGACccagggagagagtggggagacaGAAGGGGGCTCCCACACCTCATCAGGGGCCAGATCCCTGCTGGGAGCTGAggccctcagtttccctgccAACAGCGCCCCACTACCGTGGCCTGCATTCACTCCagactctttttcattttttgttaagattttgtttctttgtcagagaaagagcgagcataagcaggcagagtggcaggcagagggagaggcatgttccccactgagcagggaacccaactcgggactcgatcccaggaccctgggatcataacctgtgccaaagacagatgcttaaccgactgagccacccaggagcctgtcCCTCCAGACTTTCTACCTCCAGACAAGCATTTAGACCCAGAGCAACTTACCCAGCTGCCCTCCGAGAGGGGTTGATCCAGCTCCaaactctgcctccctcctctctttctctctctctctctatctctgtgtcacacacagacacacatgcgcGTGCTCTCACACATACACCCAGGGAAACATGCAGTCACGGCAACATAACCTCCCCCTTATCTTCTCTAGAGCCTTGCCCCGGCCTTCCCATCTCGCCTTATTTGATGGAAGAATCCTGCTGGAGCTCCACATGCTCAAAGTAAAAGAGAGACGTGGGTTCTAACCATACTCACCTCCTCTGTCGCTGTGGCCTGCTCTAGTGGCCGCTTGGAGCCACGGCTGCCTCGGGGAAATGGGGAGCCTAAGAGACCTTCCTCCTAGAGATGTACGACAGTTAAATTAGGTAATTCAGTTAAGTGCTTAGTCCTGTGTCTGGCATGTAGTAACTACCTAGTAAATGAGAGCTTTAATAAAATTGAGTGAAGTGCTTTGAAAATTTGGCAGTGTTGTATACAAAGCCAGTCTCCCGACTCCTGCCACAGGAGTGAAGCAAGACAGGAATTAGTAGCAATTTCccaatgagaaaattgaggctggGAGTCTGAAGGGTGAAGCCAGGAGGAGGATTCCATCTCTGGATTCCaaatccccaccccccagggctgCCGGCACATCCATTCACGGCTGGGAAGGTGCCTTATGAATGACTGCGAGTGGCCGCAGGTGAGAAGGGATGATGTCTCGGCTAAGGGTCCAAGAAAGCAGAGGCCGTGTCCCCAGCACCTTCCACCCCAAGCTATCAGAGACGAGCAGCAACCCAACCAAAGCTCGTGTCCTCTTGTTCCAGGTGATGACCTCCCCCTGAGGAAGCCCTGTACCGCGACTAGAGGAAGGggctgccccccccaaccccagcccaccACCATGAATACCTCGGCCCCACCCGCCGTCAGCCCCAACATCACCGTCCTGGCACCGGGAAAAGGACCCTGGCAAGTGGCCTTCATTGGGATCACCACAGGCCTCCTGTCCCTGGCCACAGTGACAGGCAACCTGTTGGTACTCATCTCCTTCAAGGTCAACACTGAGCTCAAGACAGTCAACAACTACTTCCTGCTCAGCCTGGCCTGTGCCGACCTCATCATCGGTACCTTCTCCATGAACCTCTATACCACGTACCTGCTCATGGGCCACTGGGCTCTGGGCACCCTGGCCTGCGACCTCTGGCTGGCCCTGGACTACGTGGCCAGCAACGCCTCCGTCATGAACCTGCTGCTCATCAGCTTCGACCGCTACTTCTCCGTGACCCGGCCCCTGAGCTATCGAGCCAAGCGCACACCCCGCCGGGCGGCCCTGATGATCGGCCTGGCCTGGCTGGTCTCCTTCATCCTGTGGGCTCCGGCCATCCTCTTCTGGCAGTACCTGGTAGGGGAGCGGACGGTCCTGGCCGGGCAGTGCTACATCCAGTTCCTCTCGCAGCCCATCATCACCTTCGGCACAGCCATGGCCGCCTTCTACCTCCCGGTCACGGTCATGTGCACGCTCTACTGGCGCATCTACCGGGAGACGGAGAACCGGGCCCGGGAGCTGGCAGCCCTGCAGGGCTCCGAGACGCCCGGGAAGgggggcggcagcagcagcagctctgagCGGTCCCAGCGGGGGACGGAGGGCTCCCCAGAGACCCCTACGGgccgctgctgccgctgctgccggGCGCCCAGGCTGCTGCAGGCCTACAgctggaaggaagaggaggaagaggatgaaggCTCCATGGAGTCCCTCACGTCCTCCGAGGGGGAGGAGCCCGGCTCCGAGGTGGTGATCAAGATGCCCATGGTGGACCCCGAGGCCCAGGCCCCGGCCAAGCAGCCCCCCCGGAGCTCCCCCAACACGGTCAAGAGGCCAACCCGGAAGGGGCGCGAGCGGGCGGGCAAGAGCCAGAAGCCCCGGGGGAAGGAGCAGCTGGCCAAGCGGAAGACCTTCTCGCTGGTCAAGGAGAAGAAGGCGGCTCGGACCCTGAGCGCCATTCTGCTGGCCTTCATCGTCACCTGGACGCCGTACAACATCATGGTGCTGGTGTCCACCTTCTGCAAGAACTGTGTTCCCGAGACCCTGTGGGAGCTGGGCTACTGGCTGTGCTACGTCAACAGCACCATCAACCCCATGTGCTACGCGCTCTGCAACAAAGCCTTCCGGGACACCTTCCGCCTGCTGCTGCTCTGCCGCTGGGACAAGCGTCGCTGGCGCAAGATCCCCAAGCGCCCGGGCTCTGTGCACCGCACCCCCTCCCGCCAGTGCTGAGGGCCCCTAGCCGGCGTCCAGGCCCGccaccccaggccctgggacagcccagcaggaaggaagcaggcagggGCTGCGACCTCAGACCCAGGGCCCTGCTCTGTCCTCACCAGGCTtccagggggcgggggagagccGTAGGTCACCTTCCTGGACAGCCCAGACAGACCCTGCCAGCTTTCCAAACTGTTGCTATTCCCAAGCAGGGAACGAACCTGAACCCTGAACCGGGGGAACTGGTTTTTCTgttccctgctgggtgggaatgGGCTGTCACCAGgaagaaggcaggggaggggaggatccAAGCTTTTAGATCCCTTGTTTGCCTTCAGGCAGGAAATCCGTGGGGAGCCAGCAGGCCAGGCCAGGAGTAAGTAGGTTCACATTTCAGTCATCCCTGGCCCAGGGGCTGGCCCCATGGGGGGATGGCGGTGGGAGATGGtacccagccccaccccacccccgggccAACAGCAGGGAGCTGATGCCAACCACTGAGAGGAAAGCTTGGCTCCAAGGCAGCACCCCCTGGCTGGATACTGGGTATCCCCTCTCTCCCCGGGCAcagcccccccacacccctcacctccacccccccactccatcccaccccacccctgccgcgCCCAAGCTGGGTCCTAGGCACACTCTCCAGGGTTGTCTGAACTCCCTACAGATGTCCCCAGAGTGTCCCCACAGCAAACGTCCAAGCATCAGCAGGACAATGTCACCAGAAGAGACCAGCTTGGCTGCCGTCACACACCAAGTCCCGAGACAGGAGCAGGACCAGGCTCCAGGTGTTCTGACTGTCCCACTCTGTCGTTTCCCTGGGAATGAGGGGCAGGGGTGCCTGCTGTCCAGCCCCACACCCATACCCTCTGCCCCAGAGAAACCCtcggtccctccctccctccctggctcacAGCCGCCACCTGATGGACTGCTCCACGCAGGCCTAGCCAGGTCTCCCGCATGCTGCCTGCGTCCAGCCTGCCCCACACAGGCCTGGCCCAGCCGACGGGTCCTCTCCTGTGAGCTCCCAGTCCAACCCGTGCATGGCCTCCCAGCCGCCCTAAT of Mustela nigripes isolate SB6536 chromosome 1, MUSNIG.SB6536, whole genome shotgun sequence contains these proteins:
- the CHRM1 gene encoding muscarinic acetylcholine receptor M1, producing MNTSAPPAVSPNITVLAPGKGPWQVAFIGITTGLLSLATVTGNLLVLISFKVNTELKTVNNYFLLSLACADLIIGTFSMNLYTTYLLMGHWALGTLACDLWLALDYVASNASVMNLLLISFDRYFSVTRPLSYRAKRTPRRAALMIGLAWLVSFILWAPAILFWQYLVGERTVLAGQCYIQFLSQPIITFGTAMAAFYLPVTVMCTLYWRIYRETENRARELAALQGSETPGKGGGSSSSSERSQRGTEGSPETPTGRCCRCCRAPRLLQAYSWKEEEEEDEGSMESLTSSEGEEPGSEVVIKMPMVDPEAQAPAKQPPRSSPNTVKRPTRKGRERAGKSQKPRGKEQLAKRKTFSLVKEKKAARTLSAILLAFIVTWTPYNIMVLVSTFCKNCVPETLWELGYWLCYVNSTINPMCYALCNKAFRDTFRLLLLCRWDKRRWRKIPKRPGSVHRTPSRQC